In a genomic window of Telopea speciosissima isolate NSW1024214 ecotype Mountain lineage chromosome 5, Tspe_v1, whole genome shotgun sequence:
- the LOC122662148 gene encoding auxin-responsive protein SAUR68-like yields MINPMNLIALAKKWRTVASIGRRRILAPTGQETNKGHFVVYTTDKKRFVVPLTYLNSNIFRELFRVSEEEFGLPTDGPITLPCDASFLDKVVSLVAAQAPQRDLENTLLSSMAVGGHLCSGSSSSGITQGPTQILLRGF; encoded by the coding sequence ATGATCAACCCAATGAATCTCATCGCTCTTGCGAAGAAATGGCGAACTGTGGCTTCGATCGGCAGGAGAAGGATCTTAGCTCCAACGGGACAAGAAACCAATAAAGGTCATTTCGTCGTCTACACCACCGATAAGAAAAGGTTTGTGGTTCCATTAACGTATCTCAACAGTAATATCTTCAGAGAATTATTTAGGGTTTCTGAGGAAGAGTTTGGGTTACCTACAGACGGACCTATCACCTTACCATGCGACGCCAGCTTCTTGGATAAAGTTGTTTCACTAGTTGCAGCACAAGCTCCTCAAAGAGATTTGGAGAATACTTTGCTGAGTTCCATGGCTGTTGGTGGGCATCTGTGTtcgggttcttcttcttctggtatTACTCAAGGGCCAACGCAGATCCTCCTCCGTGGCTTCTGA